A genome region from Candidatus Eisenbacteria bacterium includes the following:
- the rimO gene encoding 30S ribosomal protein S12 methylthiotransferase RimO has translation MKSSPTLAFVTLGCPKNQVDSENMLGLMVRDGFRTVADPAEADVAVVNTCAFLQSAVRESRDTIASIATLKREGSLKGLIVTGCLAQRAGGDLLTDFPEVDAVLGTGQWKEVVRAARHVLAPRRKGAPERFSLTDDPGGALDPDSPRALSTPRHLAYLKISEGCDHRCTFCIIPRLRGDQKSRPLPEIVAEARRLVAEGVREINLIGQDTTGWGSDLPGKPDLADLLEALDSVEGLAWIRVQYTYPRLWSDRLIETWASARRVVPYVDIPLQHIAADMLRRMARGMNAKDTRALIRRIKDGIPGVAIRTNFIVGFPGETDAEFDELLAYVEEERFDHVVVFTYEREPETPSHGMDGQVHIGRRRSRRARLLALQQKISAERLRERVGRSTKVMVDGRAGRPSAGTWAARTPGQAFEVDGGVMLEGEDLVPGEVIDARVTGASAYDLFARAEAAPLLHVVGHPS, from the coding sequence GTGAAGTCTTCGCCCACCCTCGCGTTCGTCACGCTTGGCTGCCCCAAGAACCAAGTTGACTCGGAGAACATGCTCGGCCTGATGGTGCGGGATGGATTTCGCACCGTTGCCGATCCCGCCGAAGCCGACGTCGCGGTGGTGAACACCTGTGCGTTCCTGCAGAGCGCGGTGCGCGAGTCGCGGGATACGATCGCGTCCATCGCCACGCTCAAGCGAGAGGGATCTCTCAAGGGTCTGATCGTCACCGGATGCCTGGCCCAGCGCGCGGGTGGAGACCTGCTCACCGATTTCCCTGAAGTCGACGCCGTGCTCGGCACGGGTCAGTGGAAGGAAGTTGTCCGCGCCGCGCGTCACGTGCTGGCGCCGCGCCGCAAGGGAGCGCCGGAACGGTTTTCCCTCACCGACGATCCGGGCGGCGCGCTCGATCCCGATTCGCCCCGCGCGCTGTCCACACCGCGCCATCTGGCCTATCTCAAGATCTCGGAAGGCTGCGACCATCGCTGCACGTTCTGCATCATTCCGCGACTGCGCGGGGACCAGAAGAGCCGGCCGCTGCCGGAGATCGTGGCGGAGGCGCGCCGGCTGGTCGCCGAAGGGGTGCGCGAGATCAATCTGATCGGGCAGGACACGACCGGTTGGGGGTCCGATCTGCCGGGCAAGCCCGATCTGGCGGACCTGCTCGAGGCCCTCGACTCCGTCGAAGGCCTGGCATGGATCCGCGTGCAGTACACGTATCCGCGGCTGTGGAGCGACCGCCTGATCGAGACCTGGGCGAGCGCGCGACGCGTCGTGCCCTACGTCGACATCCCGCTCCAGCACATCGCCGCCGACATGCTGCGTCGCATGGCGCGGGGCATGAATGCGAAGGATACGCGCGCGCTCATTCGCCGCATCAAGGATGGCATCCCGGGCGTGGCGATCCGCACCAACTTCATCGTCGGCTTCCCCGGTGAGACCGACGCCGAGTTCGACGAGCTCCTCGCGTACGTCGAGGAAGAGCGTTTCGACCACGTCGTGGTGTTCACCTACGAGCGCGAGCCCGAGACGCCTTCGCACGGCATGGACGGCCAGGTCCACATCGGGCGGCGACGCAGCCGTCGCGCGCGCCTGCTGGCGCTCCAGCAGAAGATCTCGGCCGAGCGGCTGCGCGAGCGCGTGGGCCGGTCGACCAAGGTGATGGTGGACGGCCGGGCCGGACGCCCGAGCGCCGGCACCTGGGCGGCGCGAACGCCCGGCCAGGCGTTCGAGGTGGACGGTGGCGTGATGCTCGAAGGCGAGGACCTCGTGCCCGGCGAGGTGATCGACGCCCGCGTCACGGGCGCCTCGGCATACGATCTGTTCGCCCGCGCCGAAGCGGCGCCTCTGCTCCACGTGGTCGGTCATCCTTCATGA